A portion of the Candidatus Neomarinimicrobiota bacterium genome contains these proteins:
- a CDS encoding Bro-N domain-containing protein, with protein MKNKLVVFKGQQIRRILYKNAWYFSVIDVVGALSDSNNPKRYWSDLKRKLSQESGTNQPYEEIVRLKLRAPDSKQRDTDCADAESLFRIIQSIPSPKAEPFKR; from the coding sequence ATGAAAAATAAGCTAGTTGTTTTTAAGGGGCAACAAATTCGGAGAATTTTATACAAAAACGCCTGGTACTTTTCAGTAATTGATGTTGTCGGGGCTCTTTCTGACAGTAATAATCCAAAGAGGTACTGGTCTGATCTAAAAAGGAAACTTTCGCAGGAATCAGGTACTAACCAACCGTACGAGGAAATCGTACGGTTGAAATTACGTGCTCCTGATAGTAAACAAAGAGACACCGATTGTGCTGATGCTGAAAGTCTTTTTCGCATTATCCAATCCATTCCTTCCCCTAAGGCGGAGCCCTTCAAACGCTAG
- a CDS encoding GreA/GreB family elongation factor — translation MIYRKTYNLVVAKINEIQDEIKQNSKDIKRAADFGDLKENAEYHAAKDNQAHLHNKRHRFEKHLDNEVIEPKDINPDMVSFGTKVTYTDGENPITVAIAGAAEYELELYENIVTETSPFARMIVGKKVGDTMTLDLPGGTKTLTIMDIKLLE, via the coding sequence ATGATCTATCGGAAAACATATAACCTGGTTGTTGCCAAGATCAATGAGATCCAGGATGAGATCAAACAAAACAGCAAAGATATCAAACGTGCTGCTGATTTTGGTGATCTAAAGGAAAATGCAGAATACCATGCAGCCAAAGACAATCAGGCTCACCTCCACAATAAGCGCCACCGATTTGAAAAACATCTCGACAATGAAGTGATTGAGCCTAAGGATATCAATCCCGATATGGTCTCATTTGGTACTAAGGTTACTTATACTGATGGTGAAAACCCCATCACAGTAGCCATTGCCGGAGCTGCCGAATATGAGTTGGAACTCTATGAGAATATTGTAACGGAGACCTCACCCTTTGCCCGGATGATCGTGGGCAAAAAAGTTGGCGATACCATGACCCTTGATCTTCCCGGTGGTACCAAGACCCTGACCATCATGGATATTAAATTGCTGGAGTAG